The Candidatus Binatia bacterium DNA segment GCGCAGGCTCATCGCATTTCTGAATCTCACCTCTCCTTCCATCTGATTGCCGGAGGGTTGTTGAAGCACGTCCCGGTCACGTGATCATTGCTGCCCTACACATCGCTGTTACAGAGGTGTATCTCTTGGAGAAGGCCAGGCTGTCGCTTGCCAGCGAGCCTGGCCCCGTGGTGAGGAACCGAGCATGCGTTACCAAGGCACCGTCTATCGGCCCCCGAGCGAAGCGGGTTCACTGATCATCCAAACGACCCTGGCATGCCCGCACAACCAGTGCGCCTTCTGCGGCATGTACAGAGGACGCAAGTTTCACGTACGTCCGATGGAGGAGGTCATCGAGGATCTGAATGTCGCGCTCCAGGCCTACGGACCGTACGGCGTGGAGACCATCTTCCTGGCCGATGGCAATTCGGCTGTGCTGCCCACTGAGAAGCTGGTCACCATCGGGGCAGCGGCCAGGGCCCGTTTTCCGAATTTGCAGCGGATCACGACCTACGGGTCGGCGAAGTTTCTCGTCAAGAAGAGCCTTGAAGAGTGGCGACGCATAGGCGCAGCGGGCATCACCCGCATCCACTCGGGTCTGGAGTCGGGCGATGCGGCAACGTTACGCGACATCAACAAGGGAGTGACGCCGGAACAAGCAGTGGAAGCGTACCGGCACGTCATGAGCGCGGGCATCGAACTCTCGGTCTACGTCATGGTCGGCGTGGCCGGCATCGAGCGCTGGCGCGCGCATGCTCTGGGCAGCGCCGACGTGCTCACGCAGGCACCGCCGACCTTCATTCGGCTGCGGACCTTCGTGCCGCAACCCGGCACACCGTGGCACGACCGCTGGCGGGATGGGGGTCTGACACTATTGTCGGCATACGAAGCGCTCCACGAAACGCGCTTGCTGATCGAGCACCTCAAAGGCCCCACGACGCTGCTCTCGGACCATATATCGAATTTTCTCGACCTGCGCGGCCGCATCCCCGAGGACAAGCCGGCCATGCTGGGAGAGATCGATGAGGCCCTGCAGTGGCCGCTGAAAGCGTTTCGCCCACCGACCGAGCGGCTGGTCGGGCTGGGCTTGTGAGCCGGATGCTAGCGGCGTTCGACCCGAACGGGGATCGCGTTTAGAACCGCATTCCCCGAGAGAGGATCGATCTCCGCGGGGTCGGTGAGATCGTTGATGCTGGCACCTGCGTGCTGGGCAGCGACGCCCAGCCGGATACCCTCCCCGCAGTGTCCGTAGCCGTGCGGGAGCGCGACCACGCCCGGCATCATGTCGTCGGTAATTTCGACCGGAACGTCCACCGCACCAACCCGACTCGTCACTCGCACCCAATCGCCAGGCGCAACCCGGCGCGATGCGGCGTCCGCGGGGTGAAGGGACAACACGCAGCGTCTCGGACCCTTCACCAGGCTCGGGAGGTTGTGCGACCAGCTGTTGACCGTGCGCATCTCTCGCCTGCTGACGAGCACCAGCTCCGGCGGGCTTTCCGCCATGCTCGTCCGCAGACGCGCCATGTCGGCGATGACCTGGCGCGGCGCCAAGTCGATCTTGCGTGCCGAACTACCAGAACGAATCGGAAGCCGATCTGGCAGGCACGGCTGCATGGGCCCCAGGTCGAGGCCGTGTATCGATTGGCGCAACTTCCTCACCGTCAGGCCGTCTCTCCACCAGCGCATTCCGCTGCCGTATGGACCCGCTCGCAGTGCGAGGTCGACCGCGAGGCGCGAAACCCGCTCGCCGCCGACAGCCAGCAGCGCGCGAAGAGCGAGGGCCTTCACCCATCCGGCTCCACCGCGGGCTCGGAACAGCTGGCTTGAGAGCGCCAGGAGGATGTCGGCGTCGTTCTTTGCGCCGGGCGGTAACGCGAACACGGCCGGCGACCATCGGGCAGTGCTCCGCACCGAGAAGAGCTGAAACACCACGTCGAAATGATCGCGTTCGAGCGGTCCCACCGGCGGGAGAATGACGTGCGCATGCCGAGTGGTCTCGTTCAGGTAGAAGTCGATCGATACCATGCAGTCGAGCTTACCGAGTGCATCGCTCAACCGGTGGCCGGCCGGTGACGAGAGCACGGGGTTCCCCGCCAGAGTGACCAGTGCGCGCACCTGACCGTCTCCGGGTGTCTCGATCTCCTCGGCGAGGGTCGCGCTGGGGAGCTCGCCCATGAACTCCGGCGTCCGGCGCGTTCGCGATTGCCAACGGCCCCGGTCGGTCTTCGGCTGCAGGCGCATCACGTCGACCGGTGGATTGGGAAACATCGCGCCGCCAGGACGGTCAAGGTTACCGCTGACGGTGTTGAGGACCTCGATCAGCCAACTCGCCGTGGTCCCGAATGGAACCGCGCACATCCCCATGCGGCCGTAGCAGACGGCGCTCGGGGCATCCGAGAATGCCAGGGCGATGGCGCGGATGGCGTTCGGCGCAATGCCCACCCGGTCCGACACTGCCTCCGGCGTGAAGCAGGCCACGGTCTTCTCCACCGTGTCCAACCCGTCAACGAACGTCCCCAGCTTACCCAGCCGAATGCGCTTCTCGGTAAAGAGGGTGTGGACCAGTGCCGCGAGCAGCAAGGGATCGGTGCCCGGACGGATGAAGTGATGCTCATTCGCAAGCTTCGCCGTCTCGGTACGCCGCGGGTCAACAACGACAATCCTGCCCCCGCGCTGCTGAATTCGCCGCAGGCGCACCGTCATGCCCGGTGCCGTAACCAGGCTACCGTTGGAAACCACGGGATTCGCCCCGATGATCAGCATGTAATTTGTTCGGTCCACGTCCGGGACCGACATGAACAAGCCGCTGCCGTACATCCAGTGGCTGGCAAGCTGCTTCGGAAACTGGTCGAGTGAGTTGGCGCTGAAGCGTTTTCGCGTTCGCAGCGCGGCAACCAGCGCGTCGCCGAAGAGGATCGCGCCCAGGTTGTGGACAACTGGTTCGCCCAGGTAAATGGCGGCCGCGTCATCGCCGTGCTGGCGTTGCACCTTGCGGATCCCCTCGACGGCGTACGCCAAGGCTTCCTCCCAGCTGACGCGCTCCCACCCGGCCGCGGTGCGTCGGAGCGGCTGACGCAGGCGGTCGGGATCCTCGTGGAGATCCTTCAGCGCCCAGGCCTTCGGGCAGATGTAGCCCTGGCTGAGCGGATCGCGCTGGTCGCCGCGGATGTCCACGACACGCTCGTCTTCCACGCGAACCTCGATTCCACAGCAGGCCTCGCAGAGAGTACACGTTCGGTGGACCACCCGTGGCATGAGGATCTTCTCAGTCCGGCGCGCGCTGTTCGTGTCCAGCCCCTAGCGCATGCTCCGCCGCCAGGAACCCGAAGGTCATGGCCGGCCCGATGGTCGCTCCGGCACCGGGGTACGAGCGCCCCATGACCGAGGCTGAGCAATTGCCCGCGGCGTAGAGCCCGGGGATCGGCTCGCCGCCGTGCGTG contains these protein-coding regions:
- a CDS encoding radical SAM protein; the protein is MRYQGTVYRPPSEAGSLIIQTTLACPHNQCAFCGMYRGRKFHVRPMEEVIEDLNVALQAYGPYGVETIFLADGNSAVLPTEKLVTIGAAARARFPNLQRITTYGSAKFLVKKSLEEWRRIGAAGITRIHSGLESGDAATLRDINKGVTPEQAVEAYRHVMSAGIELSVYVMVGVAGIERWRAHALGSADVLTQAPPTFIRLRTFVPQPGTPWHDRWRDGGLTLLSAYEALHETRLLIEHLKGPTTLLSDHISNFLDLRGRIPEDKPAMLGEIDEALQWPLKAFRPPTERLVGLGL
- a CDS encoding molybdopterin-dependent oxidoreductase, coding for MPRVVHRTCTLCEACCGIEVRVEDERVVDIRGDQRDPLSQGYICPKAWALKDLHEDPDRLRQPLRRTAAGWERVSWEEALAYAVEGIRKVQRQHGDDAAAIYLGEPVVHNLGAILFGDALVAALRTRKRFSANSLDQFPKQLASHWMYGSGLFMSVPDVDRTNYMLIIGANPVVSNGSLVTAPGMTVRLRRIQQRGGRIVVVDPRRTETAKLANEHHFIRPGTDPLLLAALVHTLFTEKRIRLGKLGTFVDGLDTVEKTVACFTPEAVSDRVGIAPNAIRAIALAFSDAPSAVCYGRMGMCAVPFGTTASWLIEVLNTVSGNLDRPGGAMFPNPPVDVMRLQPKTDRGRWQSRTRRTPEFMGELPSATLAEEIETPGDGQVRALVTLAGNPVLSSPAGHRLSDALGKLDCMVSIDFYLNETTRHAHVILPPVGPLERDHFDVVFQLFSVRSTARWSPAVFALPPGAKNDADILLALSSQLFRARGGAGWVKALALRALLAVGGERVSRLAVDLALRAGPYGSGMRWWRDGLTVRKLRQSIHGLDLGPMQPCLPDRLPIRSGSSARKIDLAPRQVIADMARLRTSMAESPPELVLVSRREMRTVNSWSHNLPSLVKGPRRCVLSLHPADAASRRVAPGDWVRVTSRVGAVDVPVEITDDMMPGVVALPHGYGHCGEGIRLGVAAQHAGASINDLTDPAEIDPLSGNAVLNAIPVRVERR